TTTTTGTGTTGTGCCTAATTCAGCACATCGTATAAGTGCTAATTGTCCATCTGTAGACAGAAGCCGCAGTGGAGCTAAAGACATGCATTTCGATAACATGGTAGATTAATTAACACACAATAACATCCGTCCGACTCTGCACGCTGATATTAAAAGACCAATACATGCATAACTCATTCAGTCGTAAAAATAGCTAGCCTTTGGTCACATGAACCTGTAGCGGTCACAATAAACTGTCAATATTGAAGGAATAAATGTCTGAGGACATCGACAGACTGGAAATGAAATCAGAGCAAACAGGTAAGACTAGCTGCTTTCAAGCCATGATCTTGGCCGACCTCACATAAAGGCTGTCCACAACCTTCCCGACATTCGAAATGGTTTCGAGAGTGGCAGGGAAGATTTCCTCGGTCTTAGAATCCTCAAAGATAATGAGGCAGCCAGCACCTTGATCTAGTGTCCCAGCAAATTTCTTGTCAACGATCATCTGCGACAGCTTCTTCTCAACATGGTCAATCGGCAATTCAATCATCTCCGCTATATGTGCAATCTCCACCCTTGAGTAGGGCTCAATCAACCTGCAGAGATTCTGCTCCAGCAGTGTATCATACAGAGAAGAAAGATGCCTGTGGACAATAGGGTCCTCCTCCAGCTGGGACTTATAATCACGAAGGGCAGTTTCAAAATACTTGAGAGATCTTTTAGAGTATGCATCAGCAACAGCCTTCATAGCATCAACATCAGGACCCAGATATTTTAGGCCAGCCTTAGACGAGATTATTCCTGCAACATCGTCAGCTTGGTTAACCATTATCTTACACAAGAGCATGTACTTCAGGCTAAAGATGGCCTTCGGGTCCTCCAGTGCACTGAAAGCTTCAAATGCTTCAAAGAAGTAGCTGTAAGCAGTCTTGTAATCCTTTTCTTCAGCATGGAGGATTCCACTCTGGAGATCAATAGTGCCTTGCTGAGCAGGTGGAACATAAATGGCATTTGCTGCTGTTCTAGCAGCAGTTAAGGAGGCTTTGGCCTTTGGCAGATTTCTCAGGGAGAAGTGAAGTTTGCTTTCCAAAAGGTCAATGTCCACAAGAAGTAACTTGTCATCAAGTCTCCTGACTTCCTTGATAAGACTAGTAAGCAGGGTAAGGGCTTCAGTATACTCCTGATTCTCTAACAGGAGAGCTGCCAACCTTGCCTCCACACGTTGCCGGAGGAAAGTACGCTTCTCTGCACGGGTCCATTCTACCATTTCCTTGCAGAGTGAAATCTGAAGATCTGATGTTCCAGGTATCTTGGCGACAGCATCAATTATTCCACGGACAATTTTTGCAGTCTTTGCCTTAGGAATAACTGCAAAAAATGGTCTGAGCTGGGTCAAAAGATTACGCAGCTCCTCAGCTCTGTTTTCTTTAGTGAGGTAGTTTGTAAGATTTGTAATTGCAACTTCTTTTGTTCTCAGTGCATCAGCAGAAGAAGATGGGTCCTGAATGACACGGTAAAGGATTGAAATGGACTCTGAAGCATCCTTAGCCTCTTGAGCTTGGGCTAATGACTCAGTTGTAGCAGGAAGGTATGACGATTCCATTGAAGAAGACATTGTTACACCCTACGTGCCAACATAACAAACATTAAGGTACCATTAGAAAATGATCTAGGAATCAGCCAGAACAAAAGGGGGAAAATCCTTAAATTACACATCAATCTAAATAACGCAACATTTATGAGAAAACAATCATATATTCCATTAACAGCCTTGAACTAAGACAGCCAAATTGTGGCAGAAGCATGAGATTTATGATgatccaaccaccaaaataatacATGGCTTCTGGCAGTACCAAGAAAAACTATTTTCTGCAATCAGATATTTAATTAGAAGACAATAAAAATTCTGGAATCGCTAAATGCACGGTCAAATTCCATGCCACAACAGTTTAACTGAAGGGAAAAAATATGCTTCCATATTATAACTGGGAGCAGCAAAGTTACACACTCAGGTGCTGTTTGGTTCTGTCGGTGGGAGTGGCAACGTTAATGGAATCAGGTTGCAGTGGTACCCGTTGCATGGTAAGGCAAAGCGGGATTTGTTTGGTTCAATTTTTCATGTCTTGCATTCTCTTTATGGTGTTTGACTAGCAACAAGGTAACGGGGTCCTGCGTTCTCTTTATGGTGTATGGCTAGCAACAAGGTAACAGGTAGGCTGGAAAGGAACATAACTCGTTCGTTGAGGTGTACTAAAACAAACAGCAACAAATACATAGCATCCTACACTTATCTACGGATCATCAATTTTCAAAGTTCATCCTATGTTAAGATTCATCACAGAATGAAATAAAACTAAAAAAATGATAACATAGTTTCAGAAATTTTGATGTGATAATCAAATAACATGCTTTAGAGCTAAGTGCTTCTCAAATCCAGAAAAATGAAACGATCTAGAACAAGGTCAATTTCGGTACTTTGGCTTGTAACTTTTCGAAGTGAAAAATATTGACAGCAAGCAGGCCATGAGTACAAGGCGAACATAGAAAATGTCGATTGAAGTAGTGTCACTACCAAAAGATCAGCTGACACATTATATATCCAAGTTATAAAAGGAGTTCGGTTGTCAGGTGATACATCAATCAGTAAGTACATTATTAAATTGCAGAACTTGCAAAGCATACATCCTGAATCAAGTTATCAGTCTTAAAAGAACAACAAGAGACTAGGAGTACTGGAGATGGAATTTGGTACCAATTGAAGAAGAAACTTAAATTAGTCAATAAAGGAGCACGTTTATAAGTGCTAGAAAACATGGAAATGTAATAACTGTACATAAAATCAAATATATTAATCAATAGTACGGACCATCCTCAAATTATTTAGACAACCCAATGAGTTAATTAGAAGCTGTTTGGTTCAACGTTGACTAAAATGCTGAAATGCACAGATGTTGACTGAAATGAGTTATAAACCATGAGCCACACTACAAAAAAAAAAACTTGCACAGATGTTGACAGAAATGTTGAAATGCATATATATCTGCAAGCTCAACTATAATGCTCCATAATTGTTGCCGATACGTGCCAAAGAAAATTTGGATTATCTCATAAACATCCATGGTTGATTGTGCAACCATATACATATTTGTAATCTACTCAACCAAACTATCTTTTCCTCTAATTGGGTCCAGTCAGTTAAGCACTTCGTACTGTTTGGTTGCGTATCTCTAGTTACCCTCCTAAGTCCTAATCTCTTTTATGTAAGCTACTTAAAGCAATAGAGTGGCCATGTATAATCACACCTAACTGCAGGCAACCTACTTTTAGGTCAAATGTGATATAAAATAGCACATTAGCAACCAAAACTACACACTATATAACTACTTAAATTCAAACAAAATAGCAACGAAACTACAGCATGCGAAGATAATCCAAATAAAAAAATAGTAGGAATGATCATCGCACAAAATAAAATCCCATTGATGATGCTTCCCTCCACAGTCATCAAGTGCTTTTATTGTCATTATCGACCAAAACTACACACTATATAACTACTTAAATTCAAACAAAATAGCAATGAAACTACACCATGCAAAGATAATCCAAATAAAAAAATAGTAGGAATGATCATCGCACAAAATAAAATCCCATTGATGATGCTTCCCTCCACAGTCATCAAGTGCTTTTATTGTCATTATTGTGTTTGGTTGCCATTTGCCAACAGAGTATGTTCCAGCTGATTGAAGGCATGTTCCAATTGATTGAATGCATGTTCCAGCTACTGCagcatgacatggcacaaaatagTAGGAATGATCATCGCACAAAATAAAACCAATTGATTGAAGGCATGTTCCAGCTACTGCAGCATGACATGGCACAAAGTATGTGAGCATAACTAAGTGTATTATGCCACCTAACTACAAACCGGAAAAATACAGATCATGTGAAGGGCAGAGCAGACCTAGTGCCAGTCTGCcagaggctcccacatgagtaaGGTCTGAGGAAGGGATAAACTGAGGCAAGCTTTTTCCCTGCAAATGCGGAGAGGCTGCTTCGAACCTGCGACCTAATGACTCAGTGATACAATTCTCACCACTGCACCAGGCCTACCCTTGTGTACAGATcatattaaggatcaaaaagatttccAACAATACACTCAAAAAAAAGATTTCCAACAAGACTGTAATGTGACCAATAAATCCAACAAATCGACAAAGCAATGTTTAATCAGAACTGATGCCAAGCACCTAGCAAGAAGGCTTGTGCATCTGCAGGATGCTGATTCAAAGTGCAAGCCCTCTTTATACAGATACCGAATTGGATATTTCACTCAATAGTGCCAAAGTTTGTGGAAATGAATCAGTTTGTTATTATCTAAACTGGATTTAGGCAATGCATAGATGAGATACACAATTGAGAGATGATacgtaaataaataaataaaaataagggAGCCGATGAGAAATCAATGTGAGTCACTGCATGCATTCCATTACTTTCTAACTCACCTAACACAATACTCTTCCCTGTTGTGTAAGCTTCCTCTAGGTCCCACACAAGCCAGAACACaccactgctgctgctgctcagcCTGACTGGTACAGATCCCCTCTTACAAAACTGAACACATAAATCGTTAGGGTTTGGGAAAGGTTGGGATCAGACGTATGAAAGGGGGAGGGACACCGGTGACATGGATCAAAATGTCCAGTATCTctgttcttaaggcgtcgcctaggcgtccgggcggtggtctaacgcctaggcgccttgcccgcctacctcgcctaggcgtcgcctaggcgccgcctaggcgtccaggcggtggtccaacgccttggaccgccttaccgctttaaaaaccatgtCCAGTATGTAACCCAGCTAATCATTCTTTACAACAAATATTTATCAAAAAAAAATTTGGCATGGCACATACAACATTCAATAAAAGACAACAATTGAATAGAGAAGTACACAAGATCTAAATATCTCGTGAAAATTTCTCCAGGCCCTAGAGGAAAACAAATAAAAGAATTGAATAGAGAAGTAAGCTAAATCTAATagcgtgtttggtttgaggaatgaggtaGTCCATCattttctcactcctcactttcttgtttggtttgtggaatggaatgagttgatccatcactatTTCATTCCTCATAGGCTAATAATTAGTAATAAATGAGGAatgagttcattccaccaaatttgtGGAATGTACTCATGATACACCACCTCATCTAGAATGGATTGATTCTTTAAACCAAACACTCCCTAAATATTTCGTGAAAAAAGTTCTCCAAATCCTAAGGAACATAAAGAAGAGAAGGATGAACAAGGACATGGGGAGGAGGGCAAGGCTGACCGAAAACAACATAGTCAACGAGGGTTGTCGGAGTACATTCAAGGTAGCTGGTGGTGTGCAC
This portion of the Zea mays cultivar B73 chromosome 2, Zm-B73-REFERENCE-NAM-5.0, whole genome shotgun sequence genome encodes:
- the LOC111589223 gene encoding 26S proteasome non-ATPase regulatory subunit 11 homolog, translated to MSSSMESSYLPATTESLAQAQEAKDASESISILYRVIQDPSSSADALRTKEVAITNLTNYLTKENRAEELRNLLTQLRPFFAVIPKAKTAKIVRGIIDAVAKIPGTSDLQISLCKEMVEWTRAEKRTFLRQRVEARLAALLLENQEYTEALTLLTSLIKEVRRLDDKLLLVDIDLLESKLHFSLRNLPKAKASLTAARTAANAIYVPPAQQGTIDLQSGILHAEEKDYKTAYSYFFEAFEAFSALEDPKAIFSLKYMLLCKIMVNQADDVAGIISSKAGLKYLGPDVDAMKAVADAYSKRSLKYFETALRDYKSQLEEDPIVHRHLSSLYDTLLEQNLCRLIEPYSRVEIAHIAEMIELPIDHVEKKLSQMIVDKKFAGTLDQGAGCLIIFEDSKTEEIFPATLETISNVGKVVDSLYVRSAKIMA